The DNA window GGCAATTTATGCGCAAAGAGCTCGCCAAATACGCCGATGAGATCGTGCAAGATCGCCTCGGCAGCATTTTCGGCGTCAAGCGCGGCGACGAGACAGGCCCAACGGTGATGGTCGCCGGCCATATGGATGAGGTCGGGTTTATGGTCACAGCGATTACCGAGCACGGCATGATTCGCTTTCAAACGCTCGGCGGCTGGTGGAATCAAGTGCTGCTCGCCCAGCGCGTGCAAATTATCACGAACGACGGGCCGGTCGTCGGCGTCATCGGCTCGATTCCGCCGCATTTGCTCGATGAGGAGCAGCGAAATAAACCGATGGAAATCAAACATATGCTCATCGACATCGGCGCGGAAAGCCGTGAGGACGCCGAGCGGATCGGCATTCGCCCGGGTCAGCCGATCGTGCCGGTCAGCCCGTTCACGGTGCTGGCGAACGGGAAAACGGTGATGGCGAAAGCGTGGGACAATCGGTTCGGCTGCGGGCTCGCCATCGAGCTGTTAAAAGAGCTGAAAGACGAAGCCGTGCCGAACGTGTTGTATGCCGGAGCGACGGTGCAAGAGGAAGTCGGGCTGCGCGGGGCGCAGACGGCGGCAACGATGATCAACCCGGACATCTTCTTCGCCCTTGAGGCGAGCCCGGCGAACGACATGTCTGGCGACAAACAGGCGTTTGGCCAGATCGGCAAAGGAGCGCTCGTCCGTTTGTACGACCGGACGATGGTGACGCACCGCGGCATGCGCGAGTTCGTGCTCGATACAGCGGAGGCGCTTGATGTCCCGTATCAGTTTTTCATTTCTCCGGGCGGAGGAACGGACGCCGGGCGGGTTCATATCGCGAACCGCGGCGTGCCGTCGGCGGTCATCGGCCTTTGCGCCCGCTATATTCATACGCATGCGGCGATCATTCACGTCGATGATTATGCGGCGGCGAAAGCGCTCATCGTTGAGCTCGTCAAACGGTGCGACCGGGCGACGGTCGAAGCGATCCGCGCCAACAGCTAAACAAAAAACGAATGGCGGCAAAGAGGCAAAACGATAGGAAAAGCTAAATAAGATAAGGGGGAGAAGCGTCGGCTTCTCCTTTTCCATGCCAAGGAGGGCGAACCATGAAGACGATGGCAGTCGGAACAAAAAACGAAGCGAAAATCGCCGCCGTCCGCGCGGTGTTCGGGGAGACGGACTATCGCATCGTTCCGCTTGAGGTGCCCTCAGGCGTCTCCGCTCAGCCGCTTTCGGACGAAGAAACGCGTCTTGGCGCGATCGAGCGCGCCAAGCGGACGCTTGAAGCGGCAGAGGCGGACATCGGCATCGGTCTTGAGGGCGGCGTTATGAACATAGACGGGCAATGGTGGCTTTGCAACTGGGGAGCGCTCGTTGACCGAAACGGCATCACGGTTGCTGCCGGCGGCGCGCGCCTCGCCTTGCCGCCGGAGATCGGCGCCGGGCTTGAGGCGGGGCGTGAGCTCGGCGAACTGATGGAGGAGTATACAGGGCGGCGGAACATCCGCACAAAGGAAGGGGCGGTCGGCGTATTTACGAACGGACGCATCGACCGCGCGGCGATGTTTTCCCACATCGTTCAACTGTTGGCCGGCCAATACGAATTTTTTTGTCAAAACGGGCCGTTCACGGTATGATGGAATGGGGAGCGGCCCAGAAGCGACAAGGCAAGGGGGAAAGAGATGAACAGCCGGCAAATGTATGAAATGATCAAGGAACGTCTCAAAACCCATCCGCACTGGACGTTCCACTTTGATGCCAAACAAGACACGATGCGCATCGAAGACCGCCGCACGAAAAAAGGGGTGACGATCTCGCTTCCCGGCGTGATCGCCAAGTGGCACGAACAAAAAGACGAAGCGGTGCGCGAAATCATTTATTACGTAGAAGAAACGCTGAAAACGATGGAAGAAACGGCAACGCTTTCCGGAAACGAGCGGAACATTTATCCCGTCATTCGGTCGACGTCGTTTCCGACCGAAACGAAAGAAGGCGTTCCGCTTTTGCATGATGATCATACGGCGGAAACGCGCATTTACTACGCGCTTGATCTAGGCAAAACGTATCGCCTGATCGACGAACAAATGATGGAAAAGGAAGCATGGAACCGTGAGCGGGTGAAGGAAATCGCCCGCTTTAACGTCCGTTCGCTGCCGGCGCCGGTGAAAGAAGACCGCGTCGCCGACAACGTGTTTTATTTTGTCAACACGAACGACGGCTATGATGCGAGCCGGATCCTAAACGATGCGTTTTTGGCCGAGATGCACACGCGCATCGAAGGAACGATGGCGTTGGCCGTTCCGCATCAAGATGTGCTCATTATTGCCGATTTGCGCAATGAGATCGGCTACGATGTGCTCGCGCAAATGACGATGAGCTTTTTTGCCGGCGGTCGCGTGCCGATCACGGCGCTGTCCTTTTTATACGAAAACGGCAAACTCGAACCGATTTTCATTTTAGGAAAAAAACGGAGAACGTAAGGCATAAGGAGGAGTCAAGCAATGAACGTGTTCTACAACCGCGAAGGGATCGGTGATGTGTTGCTCGTATCGCTAAAGCCAGCGGCTGACGAGGAGCGGGCGTTTACGAAACAAGGCGATGTCGTCCGCATCGTTTCTGAACGCACCGGCGAGACGGTCGGCTATAACATTTTTTCCGCTTCTTCCTACTATCCATTTTCTGGAAGTGGACCGCTTGACGTCAACGACGAGCTTGTTGGCATCATCAATGATATTTTGGCGAAAAACAGCTGTGACGAACGGATTGAAGCGGACTTGTCGCCGAAATTTGTCGTCGGATATGTGAAGGAAAAAGCGAAGCATCCGAACGCTGATAAGTTGAGCGTCTGCCAAGTCGATGTCGGCGATGAGGTGCTGCAAATCGTCTGCGGGGCGCCGAACGTCGCTGAAGGGCAAAAAGTCGTCGTCGCGAAAATCGGCGCGGTCATGCCAAGCGGCCTTGTCATTCAAGAAAGTGAACTGCGCGGCGTCCGGTCATCCGGCATGATTTGCTCGGCGCGCGAACTCGGGCTGCCGAACGCCCCGCAGGAAAAAGGGATTCTTGTGCTCTCCGATGAGTATGAGGTGGGGCAACCGTTCACGTTTTAACGGGGCAATAGGCAAGAGCCGGACGATATTCAGCCTGAACGTCACTGGCATAGACTCCAGTGGCGTTTTTTCCGACACCGAATGAATAGAAAGAGTGGAACGACCAATGAAATTTTGGAAACGATGGCTCCGTTTTTTAACGGATGAGGAGGAACACGAACAACCGGCCGGTGGAAAACGAATGGATCACAGGACGGAACGCGCCGAGGCGAAAGTCGTGTACCAGTATCCGCAAGGCCGCTTCCGCTTTCCGCTCATTCCGGACGATCATTCCCCACGGGCCGAGGAGACGCTGAGGCGAATGGCCGGCGAAGAAAGCAAGGTGAAGGCCCCGCGCCGCCCAATCGCCGATCCGGTGAGAGAATCGGCGGAAAAAAAGCCGTTCCGCCCGTCCGATGTGCCGTCTCCTGTGTTTGGATATGATAAGAATCGTAATGAATGGCGGCAACGGCTGACGGAACAAGGAACGATCGCCGCTGTGAGGATCGCAGACAAGGCGAGCCACCGTCCCGGGATGCCGACCGTCAATGAGCAAGCTGGAAACTTGTCAAGCGATCAAGCGCTTTTGTCTCGCCCTTCTCATTTAGCCGAAGCCGCCGCGCCGCAGGGGACGTTGCAAAGAGTTGGACGAAGCGGCGAGGAGGGAGCGGCGGCCGGCCGGCCGACGGAAAAAGAGAAGAACGCCAAAGCTGACGCGGCCGTACATATCGCCACATCGGACGCAGAACAACGGATAAATGAAGCGACCGGAAAAGACGTTCTTGGCGAAGCGCCATTTACCGAGACGGTGGCAGAAGCGAAAGAGCGTCCAGCCGAGCTTGTCAAGGAAGAAGCGATCCTTGGCGAACCGGCATTCACTGGGACAGCAGCGGAAACAGAAGAGCAGGTAGAAGGAGGCACTCCGGCAAAGGATGGCGTTTCTGAAGCGAATGCAGCATTGACGCGGCCGGCAGTAAAAGAAACAGAACAGACAGATGGGCTTATCTGGGAGGAAGAGGGCGTCTCTGATGCGAGGTCCGCGGCGGCGATGACGATGGTTGAACCGGCGGCCGCGGAAATGAAAGACGAACAAGCACATGTGCCGCCTGGCGAAGTGGCAACCGCGGCGGAACCGGAAGGCAGCTTCCATGAAGGCGGAGATATACGGTCAGCCGCGCGAACGGAGGAAAATAGATTAAGCCAGCCGGATCACGGCGGTGACGAACAACAAAAGGAAACGATGAAGCTGTCGGCGGAGAGCGATAACGGAAATGCAAGGGCTGTTTCCCAAGAAGGAGAGGAGGGGCCGCTTCGCCTCCCATTGCCGCCTGGCGAAACCAAGCGGCCCATCGACCGCCACCGCCCGGAACGAGCGCGCGTTCCGTACAACGTGATGATGCTAAAGCAAGACCGGCGCAAGCTCGAAGAAAAAGCGGCCCGCCGCCCGGGCGGTTATTCGCTGCCGCCGCTGTCGCTCCTTACGCCGCCGGGGGAGGCGGCGGCCTGCGATGAGCAATGGATTCGTGAACAATGCGCCCGTTTGGACCGGACGTTTGAGAGCTTCCATATCGGCGCGAAAGTGGTTCATGCGACACAAGGGCCGACAGTGACGCAGTTTGAAGTGCAGCCCGATCTAGGGGTAAAAGTGAGCAAAATTACGAGCTTAACGGATGACATCAAGCTGAGCTTGGCGGCAAGAGATATTCGGATCGAAGCGCCCATTCCGGGAAAACGGACGATCGGCATCGAAGTGCCGAACCCGTCAAGCCGGCCGGTGCAGCTGCGGGAGATTTTGGAGAGCCGCGCGTTTCGCGAGCGCCGTTCTCCGCTCACGGTCGCGCTCGGGCTCGATATTAGCGGGGCGCCGATCGTGACGGACATCCAAAAAATGCCTCATGGACTCATCGCCGGAGCGACCGGGTCGGGCAAAAGCGTATGCATGAATGCCATGCTTGTCAGCATGCTGTATAAAGCTGCCCCGCACGAAGTGAAGTGGCTGCTCATCGACCCGAAAATGGTCGAACTGGCCCCGTACAACGGGTTGCCGCATTTGCTCAGCCCGGTCATTACAGAGGCAAAAGCGGCCGCTGGAGCGCTCAAATGGGCGGTCGGCGAAATGGAGCGGCGGTACGAGCTGTTTGTTCATGCCGGGGTGCGCGATATCGAGAAGTATAACGCTTCGCTCCACGCCCAAGGGGACAGCGAACCGCTCCTTCCGTACATCGTCATTGTCATTGATGAGCTGGCCGATTTGATGATGGCCGCTCCGGCCGATGTCGAAGAATCGATTTGCCGGTTGGCGCAAAAGGCACGGGCGTGCGGCATTCACTTATTGATCGCCACACAGCGGCCCTCGGTCGATGTCATCACTGGTTTGATCAAGGCGAACATTCCGACGCGCATCGCCTTTTCCGTCTCTTCCCAAATCGATTCGCGCACGATTTTAGATGCGAATGGGGCCGAGCGGCTGCTTGGCCGCGGCGATATGCTCTTTTTGGAAAACGGATCGGCCAAGCCGGTGCGGCTGCAAGGATGCTTCATCTCCGATGAGGAAATGGAACGGGTGACGGCGTATGTGAAAGCGCAGCAAGAGCCTTCCTACTTGTTCAGCCCGGACGAGTTCCGGCAGACAGCGGCGTTCGGCGAGGAAGATGACGAATTATTCGATGAAGCGTGCCGGTTTGTCATCGCGCAAGGCGGGGCATCGACATCGAGTTTGCAGCGCCATTTCCGCATCGGCTACAACCGTGCCGCCCGCCTCATCGAGATGATGGAAGAGCAAGGGCTGATTTCTGAAGCGCGCGGCAGCAAACCGCGCGACGTGTTAATGAGCGAGGAAGAGTGGGCGCGTTGGCGCGAGCGGGGTGCATTGCAGGCGGACGGTTTTTCCCCTTCCGAACGGTAGTGTTTTGCTGCCGGGCGTGCTATAATGGGGAAATGAGACAGCCGGTACAGCAAAATGAAATAAATGGCAAAACTAGATGAATATCATATACTGTCTTACAGAGAGACGATGGTTGGAGGGCTTAGCGATGACAGTTTACCATTTTGTTGGCATTAAAGGCACAGGGATGGGTGCGCTCGCGCAAGTGCTTCACGATCTCGGCTATACAGTGCAAGGATCGGACGTAGAAAAATGGTTTTTTACGCAAAAGGCGCTTGAGGAGCGGGGAATCCCGGTATTGCCTTTTTCAAAAGACAATATTCGCCCGGGTTATACCGTCATTGCCGGCAATGCTTTTCCAGACACGCACGAGGAAATCGAAGCGGCCCGTCAGCTCGGCGTTCCTGTCATTCGGTACCATCGCTTTTTAGGGGAGTTGGCAGGCAAGTTTACGAGCATAGCAGTGACCGGCTCGCACGGGAAGACGACGACGACGGGACTGCTTGCCCATGTGATGCAAGGGGCGCATCCAACGTCGTATTTAATCGGAGATGGAACGGGAAAAGGGGAGCCGGGGAGCAAATATTTCGTATTTGAGGCATGTGAATATCGAAGACATTTCCTTTCGTATTTTCCAGATTATGCAATCATGACGAACATTGACTTCGACCACCCGGACTATTTCGCCAATATTGATGACGTCTTTTCTGCTTTCCAGCAGATGGCGGAGCAGGTGAACAAAGCGATTGTCGCTTGCGGGGATGATCCGTATTTGCAAAAGATTCAAGCAAAAGTGCCGATTTTGTTTTACGGGCTTGGCGAAGAAAACGATTTTCAAGCGCGCAACATCGTGAAAACGACAGAAGGGACGGCGTTTGACGTATTTGTGCGCAGCACGTTTTTTGCCTCGTTTACCATTCCGCGCTTTGGCACCCATAACGTGCTGAATGCGCTCGCAGTCATCGCCCTTTGCCATTACGAAGGGATTGACGCCGGCACGATCGCTGCGCGGCTGCAAACGTTCCAAGGGGTGAAGCGCCGCTTCAGCGAAAAAACGGTCGGACGCCAAGTGTTAATTGACGATTATGCGCATCATCCACGCGAAATTATGGCGACATTAGAAGCGGCTAGACAAAAATACCCGGGGCGCGAAGTCGTCGCCATCTTCCAGCCGCACACGTATACGCGGACGCAGACGTTTTTGCGCGAGTTTGCCGAAAGCTTGCAACAGGCAGACTACGTTTATTTGTGCGACATTTTCGGCTCGGCGCGCGAACATCATGGCAAGCTGTCCATTCGTGACTTGCAGGCGCAAATCCCGCGCTCGCAGCTGCTTGAGGAGCAAAACGTGTCCGTGTTGAAGCAGCATCGCGATGCGGTGCTTGTGTTTATGGGCGCCGGCGACATTCAAAAGTTTCAACAAGCATACGAACGGGCCGTTCTTTCCGCCTGACGGCCGACGGAAACGGGCCGGACGGCCCGTTTTTTAATCTTTTCCGCTAGGAAGACTCTCACTCGTGGACAAGAGAAAGGGAAGGGACGAATTCGGTTTTGCCCGAGGGGGATGGCCGGAATCCTCCGCCCCCGCCGGTCGATTGGGAAAGATCGGGCGTGAGGCAGGAAACAAAAGGCGGGATGTCGAAGTTTGAAAACGGGACAGAACGGGTACAAAGAGGACGAAACGGTCCGACAGGCAAGGGGGGGAATGAGGTGGAATGGCTTTTGTATGCGAGCGCCGCGCTCATCGCTGCCGCTTTTTTGCTTCTTTCGGTTTACATAGCGAGAACGCTCATTGTTTTGCAGGAGACGCTGCGCCGGCTGGCCGCGGCGGTCAGCCATGCCGATGAACAAGTGCAAACGGTTGCGAAGGAAGTGACCCAGCTTCTTCATACGGCCAACAGCATTGCCGGCGATGTGCAAAACAAGGCGGAAAAGTTAAACCATGCGGTCGAGGCGGTGAATGAAATCGGCGGCACTGTCCGGTCGCTGAACCGCGCGCTTCGGCAGACGGCAGCGGCGCTGTCGGCGAGAGCGGGTCAAGGGCAAGAAAAGTGGGCGAAAGCGCTGCGCTGGGCAAATGTTTTGCTTGATATATGGGAAAAATGGAGAGAAAGAGAACAACTGCGGGAAAAGGAGGGTATGCCAAATGGCGAAAAATAACGGTGGATTTTTGCTTGGAGCGCTTGTCGGCGGCATCGCCGGCGCGGCTGCTGCGATGTTTTTGACGAGCGAAAAAGGGAGGAAGTGGCTGAACGAGTGGAACAATAACGAAACATGGGAGCCGGTGAAAACGACCGCTGCTGAGTGGTTCGAGACGGCTAAAGAGAAAACGAAGGAAATCGCCCACTTCATCCCGCTGAAAACGGCTGAAGCGCCGGCCGGCGGGGAAGGTGTTGGAGAAACGACGATTCCGATTCCGCCATCCGCGGACAAGGCGGATCGCGAAACGCTCCAAAAGTTGCTTGAGGAAGCGGAAGCCGCGCTAGATAATGCCGAGCAAAACATGCCATATCGAAAAGAAGTGGAGTGAAGACGGTGGGAATGGAGAAACTGGAGACGACCGAACAGTTTGACCGTATCATGCAAGAAACGCGCCGCTTTTTGTTCGTTAAACATAGCTTGACATGCCCGATCAGCCAAGCGGCGTTCCGCGAGTGCGAGAAGTTTGCCGCCGATCATCCGGAGCTGGCCGTCTATTGCTTATACGTTCAGGAGGCGCGCCCGCTTTCCAACTACATCGCAGAGCTGACGGGCGTGAAGCACGAGTCGCCGCAAGTGCTGCTGTTTGAAAACGGCCAAGTCGTCTGGCATGCGTCGCACTGGAAGATTACGTACGAGGCGTTGAACACGCATACTGCCATCGCATAACCGCCTGCCCAGCGGGCGGTTTTTTCCGGCTGTTTTACTTTACTACTTAAAAGCGTTTAATCAAAAAAGCATTTTTTTCGTGACAACCGGTTTTTCATCCATTATAATAAAGACTAATTAAAAAACTTAACCGCTCTGTTTCTGGACGGGGGAAGCGCCTTGCGCGCGGCTTGCCGGCGTCCGGTAGGCGAGGCTAGAAGAGCGAAACATCGCACGATATTTGGCGAAAGGATGGGGGAAGCATGAGCAACGAGAGATTAGATGAGCTGCGGGCGAGAGTCGATGAAATTAATTTGCAGCTGTTGAAGCTGATCAATGAACGGGGGCGTCTCGTCCAAGAGATCGGGAAAATTAAAGAAGCGCAAGGGACGCATCGCTACGACCCGGTGCGTGAGCGGAAAATGCTCGATCTTATTTCCGAGCATAACGACGGACCGTTCGAAACGTCGACGCTGCAGCACATTTTCAAGGAAATTTTTAAAGCGGCGCTTGAGCTGCAAGAGGATGACCACCGGAAAGCGCTGCTCGTCTCACGGAAAAAGCATCCGGAAAACACGATTGTCGAAGTGAAAGGCGAACGGATCGGCGACGGCAACCAATATTTCGTCATGGGGCCGTGCGCCGTCGAAAGCTACGAGCAGGTGGCTACGGTCGCTGAAGCGGTGAAAAAGCAAGGCATTAAGCTGCTGCGTGGCGGCGCATACAAACCGCGCACATCGCCGTACGACTTCCAAGGGCTCGGTGTCGAGGGGCTGAAAATTTTGAAACGGATCGCCGATGAATTTGATTTGGCGGTCATTAGCGAAATCGTCACTCCGGCGGATATTGAGACCGCCTTGGATTATATCGATGTCATCCAAATCGGGGCGCGTAACATGCAAAACTTTGAGCTGCTGAAAGCGGCCGGCCAAGTCAATAAGCCGGTTTTGCTGAAGCGCGGCTTAGCGGCGACGATCGAGGAGTTCATCAACGCTGCTGAATACATTATGTCGCAAGGCAACGGGCAAATCATTTTGTGCGAGCGCGGCATCCGCACGTACGAGCGGGCAACGCGCAATACGCTCGACATTTCGGCGGTGCCGATCTTAAAGAAAGAAACGCACTTGCCGGTGTTCGTCGATGTCACCCACTCGACCGGGCGGCGCGATCTTCTCATTCCGTGCGCCAAAGCGGCGTTGGCGATCGGCGCTGACGGCGTCATGGCCGAAGTGCACCCAGATCCGGCCGTCGCTTTGTCCGACTCCGCCCAACAAATGGATATTGCCCAATTCAACGAATTTATGGAAGAAGTGCGCGCGTTCCAACGCCAGTTCGTTCAGGCGTAAAGCCATCTCCCCTTCGGTCTTGGCCGAAGGGGATTTTTTACTGAATTGTGCAAACGTTTTTTGGGCAAACTATCCATGAACGGTTTGTGAACAAAACAGCAAAATCATTGCCATTTCGTTGCGAGTTGGCGATAATGTATCGTATGATAGTTGTACATATATATCGGAACTCTTGCAGATTACCGGATTGAGGAAAAAGGAGTGAACGGAATGACCGTAACGATTTATGATGTGGCGCGAGAGGCGAACGTCTCGATGGCGACGGTCTCGCGCGTCGTAAACGGCAACCCGAACGTCAAGCCGTCGACAAGGAAAAAAGTATTGGAAGCGATTGAGCGGCTCGGCTACCGCCCAAATGCGGTCGCGCGCGGTCTTGCCAGCAAAAAAACGACGACGGTCGGGGTGATCATCCCAGATATTTCGAGCATCTTCTTTGCCGAGCTGGCGCGCGGCATTGAAGATATTGCGACGATGTATAAATACAACATTATTTTAAGCAACTCCGACCAAAACAAAGAAAAAGAGCTGCATTTGCTCAATACGATGCTTGCCAAGCAAGTGGACGGCATTTTGTTTATGGGCGGGACGATCACCGAGGAGCACGTCGCCGAGTTTCAAAAATCGTCCGTGCCGATCGTGCTTGCGGCGACGGTGGAGCCGAACGACACGATCCCCTCGGTTAACATTGACTACGAGCAGGCCGCGTTTGAAGCGGTCACATATTTGCTCGAAAAAGGAAACCGGCGCGTGGCATATGTCACCGGTCCGACCGACGACCCGATCAACCAACGGAAACTGGCTGGCTATCGGCGTGCGCTCGAGGAGCACAGGACGCCGTACGAGGAAGAACTCGTTGTGGAAGGCGACAACTCGTATGACTCCGGCTTGGAAGCATATGAAAAAATCGCTGAGCTCGCCGAGCGGCCGAAGGCGGTCTTTGCCGGGACGGACGAAATGGCGCTCGGCATCATCCATAGCGCCCAAGACCACGGGGTGCGCGTGCCGGATGAACTTGAAGTCGTCGGCTTTGACAACACGAGGCTGGCGACGATGGTGCGGCCGCGGCTGACGACCGTCGTGCAGCCGATGTATGACATCGGCGCGGTGGCGATGCGGCTGCTGACGAAGTATATGAATAAAGAACAAGTCGACAATCATGTCGTCGTCTTGCCGCACCGGTTGGAAGTGCGCGAGTCGACAAAATAAGCAACGGGAAAAAGCGTCCGGATGGGCGCTTTTTTTTCGCCTTATGAAGCGGTGGGAAAGCCGGCGTTTTCACATTCCTTCAAGCAAAGCGGGAGGCGGCGCGAAGAGGGGGCAGCCGCTCCCTGCTTTGCCGATCAAAGACGCGAATGATCGTGCATTTGGATGGGCGGGATCAAGTGCCCGCGCGCCGCTGGCTGCGAATGAAATACAACGCCTTTTCCGTCGTCTGGGCATTTTTTTCGCTAATTTCCGCCTTGCGCGGGATCGGCGGGTACAAGTCGTCCGGATCGTCCCATTCAAGCGGCAAGGAGACCGGTGAAAGCGGTTGCCATCGCTCGCGCCAAGCGACCGGCAGCGGGCCGGAAATATCGGATTGTTCCGTCATTTCAAGCCAAAGAAGCGCCCACGCCCGCGGGACGACGCGCCAAATGTCATACCCCCCGCCGCCGACGGCGATCCAGCGGCCGCCGCAATATTCATGGGCGATTTGGTGGGCGAGCTTCGGAATGGCGCGATACGTTTTCATCGTCAACGACAAATGGGTAAGCGGGTCGTAATAATGGGCGTCCACTCCATTTTGCGTCACAATGACATCGGGACGGAAAAAGTCGGCGATTTCCCGAAGCGCCGTCGTGTAAGCGTAAAGCCATGACTCATCCTCCGTAAACGCGTCAACCGGAATGTTGAACGAATAGCCGTACCCCGCTCCGTGGCCGCGTTCGTTGACGTTTCCCGTCCCCGGAAACAAGTAGCGGCCCGTCTCATGAATCGAAAACGTGCAGACGTTTGGATCGTCATAAAACGCCCATTGCACCCCGTCGCCGTGGTGGGCGTCCGTGTCGACATATAAGACGCGCAGTCCGTATTTTTCGCGGATGTATTGAATGGCGACCGCGCTGTCATTGTAGACGCAAAAGCCGGACGCCTTGCCGCGGAACCCGTGATGCAAGCCGCCGCCAAGGTTGAGGGCATGATCGGCCTGTCCGGACAGAACGCAATCGACAGCCGTCAGCGTGCTGCCGACAAGGAGCGCGCTCGCCTCGTGCATGTTCGGGAAGATCGGCGTATCTTCGGTGCCGAGGCCGTAGTTCACCGCGGCTGTTTCGGAAAGCTCGCCGCGCCCGGCTGCCTTGACCGCCTCGATGTACGAACGGTCATGAATGAGCGCCAGCTCTTCGTCCGACGCTATGCGCGGGTGGACGATGCGGCCGTCGTCTAGGGCGTCGAGCGTCCGCAGCAAGTCGTACGTCAGCTTCACCCGCAGCTGGTTGAACGGATGATCGTCATGAAATTTATATTGAAGAAATTGCTCGCTGTAAACAAATACGCACTTTTCGCTCATGACGTAACCCCCGGCAAGTTCGGCCAGAGCACTGTATAACCGGCCTTTTTCAAATCATGGATCAAGTTGATCGGGTTCATCGTTTGGACGCGAAACACTAAAATTTTATAGTTTGGGTCGCTGGCTGGATACAAAAGGACGCTGGCGATATTGACGTGGTGCTCGGCGATGATGCTCGCCGCTTTGCCTAACATTCCCGCTTCGTTCGGCACTTTAATTTCGATTTGCGACCCGGGCTGGTGGGCGCCGGTCAGCTGAATGAGCGTGTGCAATAAATCCGTTTCAGTGATGATGCCAACGAGCTTTCCTCCGTTGACGATCGGCAAGCAGCCGATCCGGTGTTCGTAAAAGAGCGCGGCGACTTCTTCGACGAAATCGAGCGGGTGGCCGACGATGATGTCTGTTTTCATAATCGCGCTGACCGGTTTTTGCAGGTCGTCAAGATGTTCATGAAGATGGAAAATCGATGGACTGGCGTCGCGTAAATCGCGGTCCGTCACAAGGCCGACTAAACGCCCTTCCCCGTCGATGACCGGAAGATGGCGGATGCGGTGATGGCGAAGCAGCTGCAGCGCTTCGGCGATGGTGTTCGTGGCGCGGAGCGTGACCACCGATGTGTTCATGACTTGTTCAACAATCATCTTTCTCCTCTCCCCTTTGTGCATCGCACGTTTAGTACATATAGCGGTTCATAAAGCGAAGCCGGTCAAACCGTTGAATCGATTCCGGATCGACCCGTTTGCCGATGCGGACCATGAGGCAGTTCGCCGGATGGGAACAAATTTCCGGGTCGTCGGTCGCGTACCAGACGAGTCCGCCGGCGTTCATCATTTTCTCCATCACTTTCCGGTATTCCCATACGTTCAGCCCGGTCCCTTTCAAATCCCAATGCCAATAATACTCAGTGGTAATGATGATATAATCTTCCATCGCATCGTCCATCATGGAGACAATCAATAAATTTTTTCCAACGCCAAAGCCGCGAAACTCCGGGATCACTTCGATGGCGCCGAGTTCGATTAAATTGTCCATCTTCCCTTCAGACCAACGTTCAAGCGGGTCGGGATATAAAAATGTGACATAACCGACGATCGTTTCGCCGCGGCGGGCGATAATGATCCGGCCTTCCGGCAGCTTGGCGATCTCGATTAATGCTTCGTGCTGTTTAGAGGGTTGGCGAAATGAAGTTAAGTCACGGTGAAATTCGTAGCTGGCCAACGCTTCCG is part of the Geobacillus sp. 46C-IIa genome and encodes:
- a CDS encoding bifunctional 3-deoxy-7-phosphoheptulonate synthase/chorismate mutase — encoded protein: MSNERLDELRARVDEINLQLLKLINERGRLVQEIGKIKEAQGTHRYDPVRERKMLDLISEHNDGPFETSTLQHIFKEIFKAALELQEDDHRKALLVSRKKHPENTIVEVKGERIGDGNQYFVMGPCAVESYEQVATVAEAVKKQGIKLLRGGAYKPRTSPYDFQGLGVEGLKILKRIADEFDLAVISEIVTPADIETALDYIDVIQIGARNMQNFELLKAAGQVNKPVLLKRGLAATIEEFINAAEYIMSQGNGQIILCERGIRTYERATRNTLDISAVPILKKETHLPVFVDVTHSTGRRDLLIPCAKAALAIGADGVMAEVHPDPAVALSDSAQQMDIAQFNEFMEEVRAFQRQFVQA
- the ytxJ gene encoding bacillithiol system redox-active protein YtxJ; amino-acid sequence: MGMEKLETTEQFDRIMQETRRFLFVKHSLTCPISQAAFRECEKFAADHPELAVYCLYVQEARPLSNYIAELTGVKHESPQVLLFENGQVVWHASHWKITYEALNTHTAIA
- the murC gene encoding UDP-N-acetylmuramate--L-alanine ligase; this translates as MTVYHFVGIKGTGMGALAQVLHDLGYTVQGSDVEKWFFTQKALEERGIPVLPFSKDNIRPGYTVIAGNAFPDTHEEIEAARQLGVPVIRYHRFLGELAGKFTSIAVTGSHGKTTTTGLLAHVMQGAHPTSYLIGDGTGKGEPGSKYFVFEACEYRRHFLSYFPDYAIMTNIDFDHPDYFANIDDVFSAFQQMAEQVNKAIVACGDDPYLQKIQAKVPILFYGLGEENDFQARNIVKTTEGTAFDVFVRSTFFASFTIPRFGTHNVLNALAVIALCHYEGIDAGTIAARLQTFQGVKRRFSEKTVGRQVLIDDYAHHPREIMATLEAARQKYPGREVVAIFQPHTYTRTQTFLREFAESLQQADYVYLCDIFGSAREHHGKLSIRDLQAQIPRSQLLEEQNVSVLKQHRDAVLVFMGAGDIQKFQQAYERAVLSA
- a CDS encoding DUF948 domain-containing protein, whose protein sequence is MEWLLYASAALIAAAFLLLSVYIARTLIVLQETLRRLAAAVSHADEQVQTVAKEVTQLLHTANSIAGDVQNKAEKLNHAVEAVNEIGGTVRSLNRALRQTAAALSARAGQGQEKWAKALRWANVLLDIWEKWREREQLREKEGMPNGEK
- the ccpA gene encoding catabolite control protein A; the encoded protein is MTVTIYDVAREANVSMATVSRVVNGNPNVKPSTRKKVLEAIERLGYRPNAVARGLASKKTTTVGVIIPDISSIFFAELARGIEDIATMYKYNIILSNSDQNKEKELHLLNTMLAKQVDGILFMGGTITEEHVAEFQKSSVPIVLAATVEPNDTIPSVNIDYEQAAFEAVTYLLEKGNRRVAYVTGPTDDPINQRKLAGYRRALEEHRTPYEEELVVEGDNSYDSGLEAYEKIAELAERPKAVFAGTDEMALGIIHSAQDHGVRVPDELEVVGFDNTRLATMVRPRLTTVVQPMYDIGAVAMRLLTKYMNKEQVDNHVVVLPHRLEVRESTK
- a CDS encoding acetoin utilization protein AcuC, translating into MSEKCVFVYSEQFLQYKFHDDHPFNQLRVKLTYDLLRTLDALDDGRIVHPRIASDEELALIHDRSYIEAVKAAGRGELSETAAVNYGLGTEDTPIFPNMHEASALLVGSTLTAVDCVLSGQADHALNLGGGLHHGFRGKASGFCVYNDSAVAIQYIREKYGLRVLYVDTDAHHGDGVQWAFYDDPNVCTFSIHETGRYLFPGTGNVNERGHGAGYGYSFNIPVDAFTEDESWLYAYTTALREIADFFRPDVIVTQNGVDAHYYDPLTHLSLTMKTYRAIPKLAHQIAHEYCGGRWIAVGGGGYDIWRVVPRAWALLWLEMTEQSDISGPLPVAWRERWQPLSPVSLPLEWDDPDDLYPPIPRKAEISEKNAQTTEKALYFIRSQRRAGT